A region of the Cytobacillus luteolus genome:
GGTGGTTTGGTCTCTTTGTGTTGAAATTTACATGATGAGGAGTTATATAAACAATGGTATATTTAGAGTAAATCTATTACTTTTACGGAGAAAATAAATGAAGAAATTAAAGGTATGGGCGAGGAAATTAAAACGACAATTATTTGTCCTTTATTTAGCTTATAAGGATGAAAGAGTACCGTGGTTTGCTAAACTATTTACTGCATGTGTTGTAGCGTATGCATTTAGTCCGATAGATTTAATCCCTGATTTCATACCTATACTTGGGTATTTAGACGACGTGATTCTTGTTCCATTGGGCATCATGTTTGCGTTAAAAATGATTCCAAAGGAAGTAATAGCCGAATGCGAAATAAAAGCAGAAGAAATGATGAAGAAAGGTAAACCGGAAAATTGGGTCGTTGGTTCACTCATCATTTTAGTTTGGTGCATCATTAGCTTTTGGATGATTGTAAAACTTTCTCAGTTTTTTACCTGATTACTAGGGCATA
Encoded here:
- a CDS encoding YkvA family protein, which encodes MKKLKVWARKLKRQLFVLYLAYKDERVPWFAKLFTACVVAYAFSPIDLIPDFIPILGYLDDVILVPLGIMFALKMIPKEVIAECEIKAEEMMKKGKPENWVVGSLIILVWCIISFWMIVKLSQFFT